The Rhipicephalus sanguineus isolate Rsan-2018 chromosome 7, BIME_Rsan_1.4, whole genome shotgun sequence genome includes a window with the following:
- the LOC119399398 gene encoding alkaline phosphatase-like: MPFWLERQMYNKTTPGLGDMVSVAVKILSRNPKGFVLLAEGGRIDHAHHVNLAQLALQETMEFEGVVKKVAKSLPENETLIVVTADHSHTLNIAGHPPRGTNILGFGGKTETKTPVEYTILSYGVGPGGYRPLVNVTMQNTTDIYFMQQAAFPTKFAPHGGEDVAVYATGPWAHLFTGVQDQTFIPYAMAYAACIGQFNGTECHQCKRSTK; this comes from the exons ATGCCATTTTGGTTGGAGCGTCAAATGTACAATAAAACTACACCAGGCCTGGGCGACATGGTATCTGTAGCAGTAAAGATACTTTCAAGGAATCCCAAGGGCTTTGTTCTGCTCGCTGAAG GCGGCCGTATTGACCACGCTCATCACGTCAATCTTGCGCAGCTCGCTTTGCAGGAGACCATGGAATTTGAAGGTGTTGTTAAGAAGGTAGCGAAAAGTCTTCCCGAAAATGAGACGCTTATCGTCGTTACGGCAGATCATTCTCACACTTTAAATATTGCTGGTCACCCACCTCGCGGAACAAACATATTGG GTTTTGGCGGTAAGACAGAGACCAAAACACCTGTCGAATACACAATTCTTTCCTACGGCGTTGGACCAGGAGGATATAGACCACTCGTGAATGTGACAATGCAAAACACAA CGGACATTTACTTCATGCAGCAAGCGGCCTTTCCGACCAAGTTTGCTCCTCATGGGGGTGAAGACGTGGCCGTGTACGCTACGGGGCCTTGGGCACATCTCTTCACTGGTGTCCAAGACCAGACATTCATTCCATACGCCATGGCCTATGCAGCTTGCATAGGACAGTTCAATGGTACCGAGTGCCATCAGTGCAAGAGGTCAACAAAGTAG